One Micromonospora eburnea genomic region harbors:
- a CDS encoding alpha/beta fold hydrolase, whose product MRATRAGRWTGIAVASAMCAMLGPATRSASRDETPTATATPESTAPPLTESRPCSDIVGFTCAYLTVPLDRREGAPGTLRLRVATADNAAAPRGTLLLLTGGPGQAGAGLLPRLRQRFSYLLNDYRLVMIDQRGTGAGALTCEPLQAEVGSSDVTVPTPEAVRECARLLGPNRDLYTTADTVADLEDLRRALGVPQWTLDGVSYGSFVAQHYGLTFPHRVRRMVLDSVVPQDGPDALYVTGLRRAGWMLRQACQEQRCGHDPAAALADVVRRYDNGVGVFDLIVAASIVDPKLTGTGFFPVLALLRSAAQGDPAPLNQAIAELEGGGGTSPERYSAGLHLATLCADLIHAPWGDSTTPLRRRDAAIDQAVRKLRPDQVWPFEPKTAVGHGVVQGCRHWPPSRPNPQPPHPRLTMPVLLINGDRDVSTPLEWAVEQAERTPRGKLVTIPGMGHSIQGRNPVGDQAVREFLLS is encoded by the coding sequence GTGCGGGCAACTCGGGCCGGGCGTTGGACCGGAATCGCCGTGGCCAGCGCCATGTGCGCCATGCTGGGGCCCGCGACGAGGTCCGCGTCGAGGGACGAGACGCCCACCGCGACAGCCACACCGGAGAGCACGGCGCCCCCGCTCACCGAGTCGCGGCCCTGTTCCGACATCGTCGGCTTCACCTGCGCGTACCTGACGGTGCCGCTGGACCGCCGCGAAGGAGCACCGGGGACGCTTCGGTTGCGGGTCGCGACCGCCGACAATGCCGCCGCGCCTCGTGGCACGCTCCTGCTGCTGACCGGCGGGCCAGGACAGGCGGGCGCCGGCCTGCTTCCGCGGCTTCGTCAGCGCTTCTCCTACCTTCTCAACGACTACCGACTCGTCATGATCGACCAACGGGGCACCGGAGCGGGCGCGCTCACCTGCGAGCCGCTCCAGGCCGAGGTGGGCTCGTCCGATGTCACCGTGCCGACACCCGAGGCGGTACGCGAGTGCGCGCGCCTGCTCGGGCCGAACCGTGACCTCTACACGACGGCGGACACCGTCGCGGATCTGGAGGACCTGCGCCGGGCGCTCGGCGTGCCGCAGTGGACGCTGGACGGGGTGTCCTACGGATCGTTCGTCGCCCAGCACTACGGACTGACGTTTCCGCACCGGGTACGCCGGATGGTGCTCGACTCGGTGGTTCCGCAGGACGGCCCCGACGCGCTGTACGTCACCGGCCTGCGCCGCGCCGGGTGGATGCTACGCCAGGCGTGCCAGGAACAGCGCTGCGGCCACGACCCGGCGGCGGCGCTGGCCGACGTCGTGCGCCGCTACGACAACGGCGTCGGCGTCTTCGACCTGATCGTGGCCGCGAGCATCGTCGATCCGAAACTGACCGGCACGGGGTTCTTCCCGGTGCTGGCGCTGCTGCGGTCGGCCGCCCAGGGTGATCCGGCCCCACTCAACCAGGCCATCGCCGAACTGGAGGGCGGCGGTGGCACGTCCCCCGAGCGGTACAGCGCCGGCCTGCACCTGGCGACACTCTGCGCGGACCTGATCCACGCACCGTGGGGAGACTCCACGACCCCGTTGCGGCGGCGGGACGCGGCCATCGACCAAGCGGTGCGAAAGCTTCGCCCCGATCAGGTGTGGCCGTTCGAGCCGAAGACCGCGGTCGGACACGGTGTCGTCCAGGGCTGCCGGCACTGGCCGCCGTCGCGCCCGAACCCACAGCCACCACACCCGCGCCTGACCATGCCGGTGCTCCTGATCAACGGTGACCGGGACGTCTCCACCCCGCTTGAATGGGCGGTCGAGCAGGCCGAGCGCACGCCGCGCGGCAAGCTGGTGACCATCCCGGGCATGGGGCACTCGATCCAGGGCCGCAACCCGGTCGGTGATCAGGCCGTACGCGAGTTCCTGCTCTCCTGA
- a CDS encoding pyridoxal-phosphate dependent enzyme: MSLRCAGGHVASDPALWRCPDCEAPWELATSPEFDPQSIDTTTWSLWRYAAMLPAVPPITLGEGGTPLVPVALPEGEFLAKLEFLSPTGSYKDRGTAVVVSHLRALGIEEAVEDSSGNAGASLAAYAAAAGVRARVFVPAHAGAGKKRQIAEMGAEVVEVVGGRGAAAAACRRETGTAAYASHCWNPLFLSGQSTCAWEIWEQLGGSVPDAVVCPVGQGNLFLGLARGFAALRRAGLVAAVPRMYAVQSAACAPVAQAWRGGWPQPVAVDEGVTIAEGILTSRPVRGAEILRVLRRTGGAAVIVTDDEVRVAQRHLRGAGLSVEPTSAVAVAALPLLRDQIAGAQVVLPLTGSGLKTL, from the coding sequence GTGAGCCTCCGGTGCGCCGGCGGCCATGTCGCGTCCGACCCGGCACTGTGGCGGTGCCCGGACTGCGAGGCCCCCTGGGAGTTGGCGACCTCACCGGAGTTCGACCCGCAGTCGATCGACACCACCACATGGTCGCTGTGGCGTTACGCCGCCATGTTGCCGGCCGTACCGCCGATCACCCTTGGCGAGGGCGGCACGCCGCTCGTGCCGGTCGCCCTGCCGGAGGGGGAGTTCCTGGCGAAACTGGAGTTCCTGTCACCGACCGGCTCGTACAAGGACCGCGGGACCGCCGTGGTGGTCAGCCACCTGCGCGCGCTGGGCATCGAGGAGGCCGTCGAGGACTCGTCGGGCAACGCCGGCGCGTCGCTGGCGGCGTACGCGGCAGCGGCCGGTGTCCGGGCCCGGGTGTTCGTACCCGCGCACGCCGGTGCGGGCAAGAAACGCCAGATCGCCGAGATGGGGGCCGAGGTCGTCGAGGTGGTGGGCGGCCGGGGTGCGGCGGCTGCCGCCTGCCGGCGGGAAACCGGCACCGCCGCGTACGCCAGCCACTGCTGGAACCCGCTCTTCCTCAGCGGGCAGTCGACGTGCGCGTGGGAGATCTGGGAGCAGCTCGGCGGCTCGGTGCCCGACGCCGTGGTCTGCCCCGTTGGGCAGGGCAACCTCTTCCTCGGGTTGGCCCGCGGGTTCGCCGCGCTGCGCCGGGCCGGGCTCGTGGCCGCCGTGCCGCGGATGTACGCCGTGCAGTCGGCGGCCTGCGCACCCGTGGCGCAGGCCTGGCGAGGGGGCTGGCCGCAGCCCGTGGCGGTCGACGAGGGGGTGACGATCGCCGAGGGCATTCTGACCAGCCGGCCGGTGCGCGGCGCCGAGATTCTCCGGGTGCTGCGCCGCACCGGCGGGGCGGCCGTCATCGTCACCGACGATGAGGTCCGCGTGGCACAGCGGCATCTGCGTGGGGCCGGCCTGTCCGTCGAGCCGACGAGCGCGGTGGCCGTCGCCGCCCTGCCACTGTTGCGCGACCAGATCGCCGGAGCGCAGGTCGTGCTGCCGCTGACCGGCTCCGGCCTGAAGACGTTGTAG
- a CDS encoding DinB family protein, which translates to MADLGDPKAALHHYLQATREDLIWKLDGLSEREARLPRTATGNNLLGVLKHCLNVEAGYFGPTFGREFPTPEELVPEQAYDEDPQADWYAREDETKGGLIDLYRRVGVFADQTIEQLPLDAPGRVPWWRPGGQIVTLQRIIIHVTCDLARHAGHADIMREQHDTTIGLRRENTNIPDDYDWPAYVTKLTKLADRFA; encoded by the coding sequence ATGGCTGATCTGGGTGACCCGAAGGCGGCGCTGCACCACTACCTGCAGGCGACTCGCGAAGACCTGATCTGGAAGCTCGACGGGCTGAGCGAACGCGAGGCCAGGCTGCCCCGCACCGCGACCGGCAACAACCTGCTGGGAGTTCTCAAGCACTGCCTCAATGTCGAGGCCGGCTACTTCGGGCCTACCTTCGGGCGCGAATTCCCGACGCCCGAGGAACTGGTTCCCGAGCAGGCGTACGACGAGGATCCGCAGGCGGACTGGTACGCGCGGGAGGATGAGACGAAGGGTGGGCTGATCGACCTGTATCGCCGTGTCGGGGTGTTCGCGGATCAGACGATCGAACAGCTACCGCTCGACGCGCCGGGCCGGGTGCCGTGGTGGCGGCCGGGCGGACAGATTGTGACGCTGCAAAGGATCATCATCCACGTGACCTGCGACCTGGCCCGTCACGCCGGTCACGCCGACATCATGCGCGAGCAGCACGACACGACGATCGGCCTGCGGCGGGAGAACACCAACATCCCCGACGACTATGACTGGCCGGCGTACGTCACGAAGCTGACGAAGCTCGCTGACCGGTTCGCGTAG
- a CDS encoding non-ribosomal peptide synthetase: MSDDEWVVPASYGQERLWFVDQVEPNSPAFNIITSVHLPYPLSASEIVGAFQEVVSRHEALRTSVRAVDGEPRQVVHGSVAVEVAEVDLRGQPPEVLTARYDAEAVRPIPLDAPPLWRATLVRLADAEWRFVFVAHHAIFDGASIPNLRTELTELCRSVVDGSPARLPELAIQYPDFAAWQREQLSGDTLAAHLRHWRAVLDGVPFVHTLPTDRPRPARGPAPGADVAVDLPDGLAAAVAELARRLRATPFMLFLAAYATLVHRLSGDGEVVVGVPVGGRELPEVQPLIGMFVNTLVLRLDLSGDPSFAVLVDRVRGQLGEAWEFQDTPYQKVVEAVAPRRDPSVPPLYQLGFNYLPDVGTGTGNGVARDDLMLGVTDRYVRLEYHAVLFTEATARTLVARYLRLLSAAVGAPDTPLWSLPLLDPAERTQLDAWERADGLPVVDRAGQPVPVGVVGELPTGELGLRRPDGTVEVLGPPAHRPLLNALRWRHRIEAALRAAPGVADAATVVRDTPTGPRLVGYVARPSGDLARVRAALAEALPAHLTPDLVQVPALPRTADGGIDEVALAATPVATDPSPADGAPPPDEPAPADQTVPSTATEQAIAEIWTEVLGVPSAHLDDDFYAVGGHSMLAVRLVARLRRLTAGRSRQVGVMDVVTCRTIRRLAALVDGAQDGGRQLLHELTPPGERIVSYVCVPYGGGSAAVYQTLADALPPGHALYAVAIPGHDVGLDEAALPFDELIDACLAEILDRVPGPVVLYGHCGVGGALAVALARRLEAAGRPVDALYLGAVFPAARAKGVLSTVLRRLDGLASNRVYANWLTGMGVDLSELEPAQADRIVANMRRDGQAAEEYFTGLLTEPGPRLRAPVISVVGERDRVTEFYQERFREWQVVSDTTAVVVVDEAGHYFLNHRADELADILTSTHRAIAAGGFTTVGGPEVGWRAHAVHHDPAGTGAPTADPAPAEVSAGRLGAAPAGAARTPAGTPAAPRNMRTYLAIAAGQLASLTGSALTQWAIPVWIYLETGSYVSFALFAALGIVPTLVVSPLAGALVDRLDRRRVMLSAGLAAGLAELAMGLLLWGGNLQVWHLYVLVVCLSTAASFQRVAFLAATPQLVPKAYLGHANGVNQLAIGFANLVAPLLGAGLLGLLGLGGIVLVDVVSYAFAVVVLLVVRFPQAMGRVRDEPLLAALLGGLRFTWGIRGLRSMLLFFAALNVFLGAALIMVSPLVLGFGSLAQVGQVAFAEGVGAALGGLLVIVWGGPTRRRATGVLIASAAMSACYLLVGLRPALLLVAAGLFGAGLALSVTQGIYATIVQVKVPQRFHGRVFALNQMIAWGTLPIGYAVVGPLGGRLLEPLMAADGPLASTVGAVIGVGPGRGIGLLYLALAVAMMGLTAAAALVPSLARFDQQVPDAPPDDLVGVEQLRRPGPAEPVADPPAARLDELIAAQAARTPSATALISGTERVTYGELDARAGRLAAALRARGVGAETFVAIAIDRSVAMVVAALAVLKAGGAYVALDPAQPPRRLASILDSARPVLLLGDGSLAGVAPPCPVVDEATLLAEAASSGGHAPLVPADGGTENVAYVVYTSGSTGTPKGVLAHHRGIVNHLRYIMREHEVTAADTVLQIASLAFDASVRDLFGPLSVGARVVLLGPDQAKDPAAMLALVRRHRVTCLLAVVPTLLRGMADLATGAAPSVRLVLFAGERLHAADCVAARRIFGPRVRLVNQYGPTECTMTTTYQVVPAGAPVPDPVPLGRPIGGAWVRVLDDALAPVPVGEIGEIYLGGVGVARGYLHRPAETAARFLPDPFADEPGARMYRTGDQGRLRADGALEFHGRIDDQVKIRGQRVEPGEIEGLLRGHPAVRDAAVLPSGEPVRLIAVVSGTDVDLDDVRAYLRARLPDYLVPEQFSVLDDLPRTPNGKIDRRALASGQPVGSAAR, translated from the coding sequence ATGTCGGACGACGAATGGGTGGTGCCCGCGTCGTACGGGCAGGAGCGGTTGTGGTTCGTCGACCAGGTCGAGCCGAACTCACCCGCCTTCAACATCATCACTTCCGTGCACCTGCCGTATCCGCTGTCCGCCAGCGAGATCGTGGGTGCGTTCCAGGAGGTGGTGTCCCGGCACGAGGCGCTGCGGACGTCGGTGCGGGCGGTGGACGGTGAGCCGCGGCAGGTCGTCCACGGCAGCGTCGCGGTCGAGGTGGCCGAGGTCGACCTGCGGGGTCAGCCGCCGGAGGTGTTGACCGCCCGCTACGACGCGGAGGCCGTGCGGCCGATTCCGTTGGACGCGCCACCGCTGTGGCGGGCGACGCTGGTGCGGCTGGCCGACGCCGAATGGAGGTTCGTCTTCGTGGCCCACCACGCGATCTTCGACGGTGCCTCGATTCCGAACCTGCGCACCGAACTGACCGAGCTGTGCCGGTCGGTCGTGGACGGCAGCCCGGCACGCCTTCCCGAGCTGGCGATCCAGTACCCCGACTTCGCCGCCTGGCAGCGCGAACAGCTCAGCGGCGACACGTTGGCGGCGCACCTGCGCCACTGGCGGGCGGTGTTGGACGGCGTACCGTTCGTCCACACGCTGCCTACCGACCGGCCCCGGCCGGCGCGCGGGCCCGCCCCCGGCGCGGATGTCGCCGTCGACCTCCCCGACGGGCTTGCCGCCGCGGTGGCCGAGTTGGCCAGGCGCCTGCGCGCCACCCCCTTCATGCTCTTCCTCGCCGCGTACGCGACCCTCGTGCACCGGCTGTCCGGCGACGGGGAGGTCGTGGTCGGCGTTCCGGTCGGCGGACGGGAACTGCCCGAGGTGCAGCCCCTGATCGGCATGTTCGTGAACACGCTCGTGCTCCGCCTCGACCTGTCCGGCGACCCCAGTTTCGCGGTGTTGGTCGACCGGGTACGCGGGCAGCTGGGGGAGGCGTGGGAGTTCCAGGACACCCCCTACCAGAAGGTCGTCGAGGCGGTCGCGCCGCGCCGTGACCCGAGCGTGCCGCCGCTGTACCAGCTCGGCTTCAACTATCTGCCGGACGTCGGCACCGGCACGGGCAACGGCGTGGCCCGCGACGACCTGATGCTCGGCGTGACCGACCGGTACGTCCGGCTGGAGTACCACGCGGTGCTCTTCACCGAGGCAACCGCCCGTACGCTCGTCGCCCGCTATCTGCGGCTGCTGTCCGCAGCGGTCGGGGCACCGGACACGCCGCTCTGGTCGCTGCCGCTGCTCGACCCGGCCGAGCGGACGCAGCTGGACGCGTGGGAGCGGGCCGACGGCCTGCCGGTCGTCGACCGGGCCGGGCAGCCGGTGCCGGTGGGCGTGGTGGGGGAGCTGCCCACCGGGGAGCTGGGGCTGCGGCGGCCGGACGGCACGGTGGAGGTGTTGGGACCGCCGGCCCACCGCCCGCTGCTGAACGCGCTGCGCTGGCGGCACCGGATCGAGGCGGCGCTGCGGGCCGCGCCCGGCGTCGCGGACGCCGCGACGGTGGTCCGCGACACGCCGACCGGTCCCCGACTGGTCGGCTACGTCGCCCGGCCCTCGGGTGACCTGGCCAGGGTACGGGCGGCGCTCGCCGAGGCGCTGCCGGCTCACCTCACGCCCGACCTCGTCCAGGTGCCGGCCCTGCCGCGCACCGCGGACGGCGGGATCGACGAGGTCGCCCTCGCGGCGACGCCGGTCGCCACGGACCCGTCGCCCGCTGACGGCGCACCCCCGCCCGACGAACCGGCCCCGGCCGATCAGACGGTGCCGAGCACCGCCACCGAGCAGGCGATCGCCGAGATCTGGACGGAGGTGCTCGGGGTCCCCTCGGCGCACCTCGACGACGACTTCTACGCCGTCGGTGGGCACTCCATGCTCGCGGTACGACTGGTGGCCCGGCTGCGTCGGCTCACCGCCGGCCGCAGCCGCCAGGTCGGGGTCATGGATGTGGTCACCTGCCGGACGATCCGCCGGCTGGCGGCGCTCGTCGACGGCGCCCAGGACGGTGGCCGCCAGCTGCTGCACGAGTTGACCCCGCCCGGGGAACGGATCGTCTCCTACGTCTGCGTGCCGTACGGCGGCGGTAGTGCCGCCGTCTACCAGACGTTGGCCGACGCCCTACCACCCGGCCACGCGCTCTACGCCGTCGCCATTCCCGGCCACGACGTGGGGCTCGACGAGGCGGCGCTGCCGTTCGACGAGCTGATCGACGCCTGTCTGGCGGAGATCCTGGACCGGGTGCCAGGCCCGGTCGTCCTGTACGGACACTGCGGGGTCGGCGGCGCGCTCGCCGTGGCGCTGGCCCGCCGGCTGGAGGCCGCCGGCCGGCCGGTCGACGCGCTCTACCTCGGGGCCGTGTTCCCGGCCGCGCGGGCCAAGGGCGTGCTGAGCACGGTGTTGCGCCGGCTCGACGGGCTGGCGAGCAACCGGGTTTACGCCAACTGGCTGACCGGCATGGGCGTCGACCTGTCGGAGCTGGAGCCGGCGCAGGCCGACCGGATCGTGGCGAACATGCGCCGCGACGGCCAGGCCGCGGAGGAGTATTTCACCGGCCTGCTCACCGAGCCCGGTCCGCGCCTCCGCGCACCGGTCATCTCCGTGGTCGGGGAGCGTGACCGGGTTACCGAGTTCTACCAGGAACGGTTCCGCGAGTGGCAGGTCGTCTCCGACACGACCGCCGTGGTGGTGGTCGACGAGGCGGGGCACTACTTCCTGAACCACCGTGCCGACGAGCTGGCCGACATCCTGACCAGCACCCACCGGGCGATCGCGGCGGGCGGGTTCACCACCGTGGGCGGCCCGGAGGTGGGCTGGCGGGCGCACGCGGTGCACCACGATCCGGCCGGCACCGGCGCACCGACGGCTGATCCAGCGCCGGCCGAGGTCAGCGCCGGTCGGCTGGGGGCCGCCCCAGCCGGCGCCGCCAGAACGCCCGCCGGCACACCGGCCGCGCCGCGGAACATGCGCACCTACCTGGCCATCGCCGCCGGGCAGCTCGCCTCGCTGACCGGCTCGGCGCTGACCCAGTGGGCGATCCCGGTGTGGATCTACCTGGAGACCGGCTCGTACGTCTCGTTCGCCCTTTTCGCGGCGCTTGGCATCGTGCCCACCCTGGTGGTCTCCCCACTGGCCGGCGCGCTGGTCGACCGGCTCGACCGGCGCCGGGTGATGCTCTCGGCGGGGCTGGCGGCCGGGCTGGCCGAGCTGGCCATGGGCCTGCTGCTGTGGGGCGGAAACCTACAGGTGTGGCACCTCTACGTGCTGGTCGTCTGCCTGTCCACGGCAGCGTCGTTCCAGCGTGTCGCCTTCCTCGCCGCGACCCCTCAGCTGGTGCCGAAGGCGTATCTCGGCCACGCCAACGGCGTCAACCAGCTCGCCATCGGCTTCGCCAACCTGGTGGCGCCGCTGCTCGGCGCCGGCCTGCTGGGGCTGCTCGGGTTGGGCGGCATCGTGCTCGTCGATGTGGTGAGCTACGCGTTCGCCGTGGTCGTACTCCTCGTGGTGCGCTTCCCGCAGGCGATGGGCCGGGTCCGCGACGAGCCGCTGCTGGCCGCGCTGCTCGGCGGGCTGCGCTTCACCTGGGGCATTCGCGGACTGCGCAGCATGCTGCTGTTCTTCGCCGCGCTCAACGTCTTCCTCGGCGCAGCGTTGATCATGGTGTCGCCGCTGGTCCTGGGTTTCGGTTCGCTCGCCCAGGTCGGTCAGGTCGCGTTCGCCGAAGGCGTGGGCGCGGCGCTCGGCGGGCTGCTGGTGATCGTTTGGGGCGGGCCGACCCGGCGGCGGGCGACCGGCGTGCTCATCGCGTCGGCGGCGATGTCGGCCTGCTACCTCCTCGTCGGTCTGCGTCCGGCGTTGCTCCTGGTCGCCGCCGGGCTCTTCGGTGCCGGCCTGGCCCTCTCCGTGACCCAGGGGATCTACGCCACGATCGTCCAGGTGAAGGTCCCGCAGCGGTTCCACGGCCGGGTCTTCGCGCTCAACCAGATGATCGCCTGGGGGACGCTGCCGATCGGGTACGCCGTGGTGGGCCCGTTGGGAGGGCGCCTGCTCGAACCCCTCATGGCGGCCGACGGGCCGCTCGCGTCCACGGTCGGCGCGGTCATCGGAGTGGGTCCCGGGCGCGGGATCGGCCTGCTGTACCTGGCACTGGCGGTGGCGATGATGGGGTTGACCGCCGCAGCCGCGCTCGTCCCGTCGCTCGCCCGGTTCGACCAGCAGGTGCCCGACGCGCCACCCGACGATCTCGTCGGCGTGGAGCAGCTACGCCGGCCGGGACCGGCTGAGCCGGTCGCCGACCCGCCGGCCGCCCGGCTCGATGAGCTGATCGCCGCCCAGGCGGCCCGTACGCCATCCGCGACCGCCCTGATCAGCGGCACCGAGCGGGTGACGTACGGCGAGCTCGACGCCCGGGCCGGGCGGCTCGCCGCGGCCCTGCGGGCTCGGGGGGTCGGCGCGGAGACGTTCGTGGCCATCGCGATCGACCGATCGGTGGCGATGGTGGTGGCGGCGCTCGCGGTCCTCAAGGCCGGCGGCGCGTACGTCGCGCTCGATCCCGCCCAGCCGCCGCGGCGGCTGGCGTCGATCCTCGACAGTGCCCGGCCCGTGCTGCTGCTCGGCGACGGGAGCCTGGCCGGCGTCGCGCCGCCGTGTCCGGTCGTGGACGAGGCGACCCTGCTCGCCGAGGCCGCCTCATCCGGCGGGCACGCACCGCTCGTGCCGGCCGACGGCGGGACGGAGAACGTGGCGTACGTCGTCTACACCTCCGGCTCCACCGGCACTCCGAAGGGGGTGCTCGCCCACCACCGGGGCATCGTCAATCACCTGCGGTACATCATGCGCGAGCACGAGGTCACCGCGGCGGACACCGTGTTGCAGATCGCCTCACTCGCCTTCGACGCCTCAGTACGCGACCTCTTCGGCCCGCTGAGCGTCGGCGCCCGGGTGGTGCTGCTCGGCCCCGACCAGGCCAAGGACCCGGCGGCGATGTTGGCGCTGGTCCGCCGGCACCGGGTGACCTGCCTGCTCGCCGTCGTGCCGACGCTGCTGCGGGGTATGGCCGATCTGGCCACCGGTGCCGCGCCTTCGGTGCGGCTGGTCCTCTTCGCCGGAGAACGCCTGCACGCGGCTGACTGCGTCGCGGCGCGCCGCATCTTCGGCCCACGGGTGCGTCTGGTGAACCAGTACGGGCCCACCGAGTGCACGATGACCACCACGTACCAGGTCGTGCCGGCGGGTGCTCCGGTGCCTGACCCGGTGCCGCTCGGTCGCCCGATCGGCGGCGCGTGGGTCCGGGTGCTGGACGACGCGCTTGCGCCGGTCCCGGTCGGGGAGATCGGCGAGATATACCTCGGGGGCGTCGGGGTGGCGCGGGGATACCTGCATCGGCCGGCGGAGACCGCCGCCCGGTTCCTGCCCGACCCGTTCGCTGACGAGCCGGGCGCCCGGATGTACCGGACCGGTGACCAGGGCCGGCTGCGCGCCGATGGCGCGCTGGAGTTCCACGGCCGCATCGACGATCAGGTGAAGATCCGCGGCCAGCGCGTGGAGCCCGGCGAGATCGAAGGGTTGCTGCGCGGCCACCCCGCGGTCCGCGACGCCGCGGTGCTGCCCAGCGGTGAGCCGGTCCGGTTGATCGCCGTCGTCAGCGGTACCGACGTGGACCTCGACGACGTCCGGGCGTACCTGCGTGCCCGGCTGCCCGACTATCTGGTGCCCGAGCAGTTCTCGGTCCTCGACGACCTGCCGCGCACACCGAACGGCAAGATCGACCGGCGTGCGCTGGCGAGCGGGCAACCGGTCGGATCGGCCGCCCGGTGA
- a CDS encoding DUF4240 domain-containing protein: MTTNGVGRVPTADDEARFWGLVESAWATCGPEPAHVRQALVGPDPAADDSNASLYALNAWTDRFLVQLRRLCADLSSAELTDLDRVVERKLHDIDRQEIHEHTDGSDDGFLYCRGFIVAAGKEFYEAVHADPAMAVMDAECEAMCYFFAHLHNERFGGYPDTGSGISRESGCNPSGW; this comes from the coding sequence GTGACGACGAATGGCGTGGGCCGGGTGCCGACCGCAGATGATGAGGCCCGGTTCTGGGGTTTGGTCGAATCGGCGTGGGCGACGTGCGGGCCCGAGCCGGCGCACGTTCGACAGGCGCTGGTCGGGCCTGATCCCGCAGCGGACGACAGCAACGCCAGCCTCTACGCCCTCAACGCCTGGACTGATCGGTTTCTGGTCCAGCTGCGGCGGCTGTGTGCCGACCTGTCGAGCGCAGAGCTGACGGATTTGGACCGGGTGGTCGAGCGAAAGCTGCACGACATCGATCGGCAAGAGATCCATGAGCACACCGACGGCTCGGACGACGGCTTCCTGTACTGCCGGGGGTTCATCGTCGCGGCCGGCAAAGAGTTCTACGAGGCGGTCCACGCCGACCCCGCGATGGCGGTGATGGACGCAGAGTGCGAGGCGATGTGCTACTTCTTCGCCCACCTGCACAACGAGCGGTTCGGCGGCTATCCGGACACCGGTTCGGGCATTTCCCGCGAGTCGGGCTGCAATCCGAGCGGGTGGTGA
- the tuf gene encoding elongation factor Tu yields the protein MAKSQFVRTKPHLNIGTMGHVDHGKTTLTAAITKVLADRDPAVNRFVSFEGIDRAPEEAARGITINIAHVEYETATRHYAHVDMPGHADFVKNMITGAAQVDGAILVVSALDGAMPQTREHVLLARRVGVPYLVVAMNKADAVEDPELLDLVELEVRELVSEYGFPGDEVPVVRVSALRALEGDPRWVSSVVELLDAVDRYVPVPAREFGEPFLMPIENVMTISGRGTVVTGAIERGTLHVGDPVEVVGLGPTLATVATGLETFGKSLTTAEAGDNAAILLRGVKRDQVQRGQVVAQPGSVTPHQRFRARLYALTTAEGGRHTPFLANYRPQFYLRTTDVVGSVDLGDVAMVLPGDTVDLSVELGKPVAMDVGLSFAVREGGRTVAAGTVTELLD from the coding sequence ATGGCCAAGAGCCAGTTCGTGCGTACGAAGCCGCACCTCAACATCGGCACGATGGGTCACGTCGACCACGGCAAGACGACCCTGACTGCCGCTATCACCAAGGTCCTCGCCGACCGCGACCCCGCCGTCAACCGGTTCGTGTCCTTCGAGGGCATCGACCGGGCGCCGGAGGAGGCGGCGCGGGGCATCACGATCAACATCGCGCACGTCGAGTACGAGACCGCGACCCGGCACTATGCCCACGTGGACATGCCCGGCCACGCCGACTTCGTGAAGAACATGATCACGGGGGCGGCGCAGGTCGACGGGGCGATCCTGGTCGTCTCCGCGCTGGACGGGGCGATGCCACAGACCCGCGAGCACGTGCTCCTCGCTCGGCGGGTCGGCGTGCCCTACCTGGTGGTGGCGATGAACAAGGCCGACGCGGTAGAGGACCCGGAGCTGCTCGACCTGGTCGAGCTCGAGGTTCGGGAGCTGGTGTCCGAATACGGGTTCCCCGGCGACGAGGTGCCCGTCGTACGGGTGTCGGCGCTGCGTGCCCTGGAGGGCGACCCACGCTGGGTGTCGTCCGTCGTGGAGCTGCTCGACGCTGTCGACCGGTACGTCCCGGTGCCAGCCCGCGAGTTCGGCGAGCCGTTCCTGATGCCGATCGAGAACGTCATGACAATCTCCGGTCGGGGGACCGTGGTCACCGGCGCGATCGAGCGGGGCACGCTGCACGTCGGCGACCCGGTGGAGGTGGTCGGCCTCGGCCCGACGCTGGCGACCGTGGCGACGGGGCTGGAAACCTTCGGCAAGTCGCTGACGACCGCCGAGGCCGGGGACAACGCCGCCATCCTGCTGCGCGGGGTCAAGCGCGACCAGGTACAGCGGGGTCAGGTGGTGGCGCAGCCGGGCAGCGTGACGCCGCACCAGCGCTTCCGGGCCAGGCTCTACGCGCTGACCACCGCCGAAGGCGGGCGCCATACGCCGTTCCTCGCCAACTACCGGCCGCAGTTCTACCTCCGCACCACGGACGTGGTCGGGTCGGTGGACCTCGGTGACGTGGCGATGGTCCTGCCGGGCGACACCGTCGACCTGTCGGTGGAGCTGGGCAAGCCGGTCGCGATGGATGTCGGGCTCAGCTTCGCGGTCCGGGAGGGTGGCCGTACGGTCGCCGCCGGCACGGTCACCGAACTGCTCGACTGA